The Centroberyx gerrardi isolate f3 chromosome 19, fCenGer3.hap1.cur.20231027, whole genome shotgun sequence genome has a segment encoding these proteins:
- the mrps18b gene encoding small ribosomal subunit protein mS40: MAASMQGIGKVLCRLSPSILQSPRHYKSCLQKLPVRVCLGQSGSPSVLASHSFCTAASLQDGEAAQAVARYKDRPWDYLESEEYIERYGTDAVWTGYRRNHKGGIPPQKTRKTCIRGDKICGNPCPICRDPNVIIHYQNVKLLQQFINPYTGTVYDPTRTGVCMKQQKQLNVAINTAQDHGLLPFQIPHVEFSGEDYSNSHDAVGSTPSPSFLTSGDPWYKWYGHITPDEKEVAKVKKTYKAYLK; this comes from the exons ATGGCGGCATCCATGCAAGGCATCGGGAAGGTTTTGTGTCGCTTATCTCCTTCAATTTTACAGTCACCTCGGCATTATAAG TCATGTCTACAGAAGCTACCTGTGAGAGTATGCCTGGGTCAGTCTGGGTCTCCATCTGTGCTGGCAAGTCACTCATTCTGCACAGCAGCATCACTTCAGGATGGGGAGGCTGCTCAGGCTGTTGCCCGCTACAAGGACAGACCTTGGGATTACTTGGAGAGTGAAG AGTACATTGAGCGCTATGGAACCGATGCAGTGTGGACAGGCTACAGGAGGAACCACAAAGGAGGCATACCCCCACAGAAGACACGCAAGACTTGCATT AGAGGAGACAAGATCTGTGGAAACCCTTGTCCGATTTGTCGGGATCCAAATGTCATCATCCATTATCAG AATGTTAAATTGTTGCAGCAGTTCATAAATCCCTACACTGGGACTGTGTATGATCCCACTCGAACAG GTGTGTGCATGAAACAGCAGAAGCAGCTAAATGTGGCCATCAACACAGCGCAAGACCATG GCTTGCTACCATTCCAGATTCCTCATGTGGAATTCTCAGGGGAAGACTACTCCAATTCCCATGATGCAGTGGGGTCCACACCGTCACCCTCGTTCCTGACCTCCGGTGATCCCTGGTATAAGTGGTACGGCCACATCACGCCCGACGAGAAGGAAGTGGCTAAAGTGAAGAAGACGTACAAGGCTTATCTTAAATAA